From the Vicinamibacteria bacterium genome, one window contains:
- a CDS encoding NAD(P)H-dependent glycerol-3-phosphate dehydrogenase, translating into MRVTVLGGGAWGTALAAHCVRADHRVRLWAREPEVARDIAEGGGNPRHLPGVALPAGIAATHDLPAAVEGAEVLLVVIPSEFCRGVYRALKGLAPKEAVLVSATKGLEIDTLQRMTQVAQEEVPGLPLAVLSGPSFALEVAREQPTAVVVASADRRVAEAVQKTLSSRTFRAYSSDDVVGVELGGALKNVIAIAGGIVSGLGYGHNTLAALITRGLAEMSRLAVGLGGRPDTLAGLAGLGDLVLTCTGVLSRNRRVGEALGSGRSLGEATAGLVAEGVRTTLAACALAARAGIEMPIAEQMRAVLYQGKPPREAVDELMLRSLKRE; encoded by the coding sequence GGGCCCGCGAGCCCGAGGTCGCCCGCGACATCGCCGAGGGCGGCGGGAACCCCAGGCATCTGCCGGGGGTGGCCTTACCCGCGGGCATCGCCGCCACCCACGACCTCCCCGCGGCGGTCGAGGGGGCGGAGGTCCTCCTGGTCGTGATCCCGTCCGAGTTCTGCCGCGGCGTGTACCGCGCGCTCAAGGGGTTGGCGCCCAAGGAGGCGGTTCTCGTCTCCGCCACCAAAGGACTCGAGATCGACACTCTCCAGCGCATGACGCAGGTGGCGCAGGAGGAGGTGCCCGGGCTTCCCCTGGCTGTCCTCTCCGGGCCCTCTTTCGCCCTCGAGGTCGCCCGCGAGCAGCCCACGGCCGTGGTCGTGGCCTCCGCTGACCGCAGAGTGGCGGAGGCGGTGCAGAAGACCCTCTCCAGCCGGACCTTCCGGGCCTATTCCAGCGACGACGTGGTGGGGGTGGAGCTCGGGGGGGCGCTCAAGAACGTGATCGCGATCGCGGGAGGGATCGTGAGCGGCCTGGGCTATGGCCACAACACCCTGGCCGCCCTCATCACCCGCGGCCTGGCCGAGATGTCCCGCTTGGCGGTGGGCCTGGGGGGTCGGCCGGACACCCTGGCCGGGCTGGCCGGACTTGGTGACCTCGTGCTCACGTGCACGGGCGTTCTTTCGCGCAACCGGCGGGTGGGGGAAGCCCTGGGGTCCGGCCGGAGCCTGGGCGAGGCTACGGCGGGGCTGGTGGCGGAAGGAGTCCGTACGACACTCGCCGCCTGCGCCTTGGCCGCCCGGGCGGGGATCGAGATGCCGATTGCCGAACAGATGCGCGCGGTTCTCTACCAGGGTAAGCCGCCCCGGGAGGCGGTGGACGAGCTGATGCTCAGGAGCTTGAAAAGGGAGTAG